In Plasmodium yoelii strain 17X genome assembly, chromosome: 6, one DNA window encodes the following:
- a CDS encoding 3'-5' exoribonuclease Csl4 → MDNIVLPGEVVGNLNNYISGNNTYILNNEIRSTILGKKNISINNENKEIINIDVIKDYTPLPQVGDLVICKVYRVTFNMIYCNILLTNNKPLKNSLKGYINKSDIHIYEGDLGDNFDCFKQGDIIKAKVLSIGQHSSYKLSTVGSDLGVIIALSEKGDILQPAAWNLMVNLSDMSFEQRKVSNEFSFPCNAYTS, encoded by the exons atgGATAATATTGTGTTACCTGGAGAAGTAGTTGGAAAcctaaataattatataagtggaaataatacatatatattgaaTAATGAAATAAGATCAACCATATTAGGTAAAAAGAATATTAGTATTAATAATGAGAATAAAGAAATTATTAACATTGACGTTATAAAAGATTATACACCTTTACCCCAAGTAGGAGATCTTGTTATATGCAAAGTATATAGAGTAACatttaatatgatatattGTAACATTCtattaacaaataataaacCATTAAAAAATAGTCTTAAaggatatataaataaaagtgatatacatatatatgaagGAGATCTAGGAGATAATTTTGATTGTTTTAAACAAGGAGACATAATTAAAGCAAAGGTTTTATCAATAGGTCAACATTCATCATACAAACTTTCTACTGTTGGATCGGATTTAGGCGTTATTATAGCATTAAGCGAAAAgg GCGATATATTACAACCAGCGGCATGGAATTTGATGGTCAATTTAAGTGACATGAGTTTCGAACAAAGAAAGGTCTCCAACGAGTTTTCTTTCCCATGTAATGCTTACACGTCTTAA
- a CDS encoding pre-rRNA-processing protein ESF2, putative yields MDDNDVDSNQKQINKENDSNGKVENDNEIVENDRMNEQIDERFLFNDSLWKHAKKEESKKGIIYLSHIPIGLYPSKIREFFSKYGEIDKIHLNKIKNDENNILSKETNHKKVKYKDGYVEFVNKKDAINVEKLLNNQIISGKKRKNILRDSFWHLKYLKNFTWNDLVSSVLYRNISRQEKFKHALKDMYKNYEEYLEKNMDKKINDKINDKINGKISGKIEATTKNKHISKKKKKLTTNKSPKLNFITLKKNDIKKNDIKKQPQINTNSNNNGEIKNKKEKDNIVSSNLLGMFM; encoded by the coding sequence aTGGATGACAACGACGTGGATAGTAACCaaaaacaaattaacaaAGAAAATGATAGTAATGGGAAAGTAGAAAATGATAACGAAATTGTAGAAAATGATAGAATGAACGAACAAATAGACGAACGATTTCTATTTAATGATAGTTTGTGGAAACATGCCAAAAAAGAAGAATCAAAAAAaggtattatttatttatcacaTATACCTATAGGATTATATCCCTCAAAAATAAGAGAATTTTTTAGTAAATATGGAGAAATTgataaaattcatttaaataaaataaaaaatgatgaaaataatatattatcaaaagaaacaaatcataaaaaagtaaaatataaagatgGATATGTAgaatttgttaataaaaaggaTGCTATAAAtgtagaaaaattattaaataatcaaataattagtggaaaaaaacgaaaaaatattttaagagATAGTTTTTGGCATCTCAAATATCTAAAAAACTTTACATGGAATGATTTAGTTTCTTCTGTTTTGTATCGAAATATTTCAAGACAAGAAAAATTCAAGCATGCCTTAAAAGACATGtacaaaaattatgaagAGTATCTAGAAAAAAACAtggacaaaaaaataaatgataaaataaatgataaaataaatggtaAAATAAGTGGTAAAATAGAAGCAAccacaaaaaataaacatatttcaaaaaaaaaaaaaaaactaaccACAAATAAATCACCCAAACTAAATTTTAtcactttaaaaaaaaacgatataaaaaaaaatgatataaaaaaacagcCACAAATAAATACtaattctaataataacggggaaataaaaaacaaaaaagaaaaagacaATATAGTTTCCTCCAACCTTTTGGGAATGTTTATGTaa